In a single window of the Acyrthosiphon pisum isolate AL4f chromosome X, pea_aphid_22Mar2018_4r6ur, whole genome shotgun sequence genome:
- the LOC100168293 gene encoding glycosaminoglycan xylosylkinase — translation MIYLRCYYKYYYITLLSIFLVLCLNVYLVFFFSKDESPIGTPVVIKYNATYFASQNILNALSKLDKEYDVPVPTIQSNVLRELDILLSNLKLKINGDIDLFAATVKVMNQNGLMPLYGTPYLGSTINLLKTSKIIKTYNAFKGTQLKLILMFENKQEVLFKPKWYLESEVIEGSVYAGKDRYNGEIIAFYISLILGFPRVPIVVKRILDSTELHETANIGLKKTMYINSTTKETCVYGKCYYCKREDPVCTKSERLEGAAIFHLPSNIKLKQHLHPWRRTYIENKRARWEDDNDYCDSIKSNYNSERILDFIDVSIFDFIIGNGDRHRYEVVEQFNNTILLIDNGKSFGNPYKDHIDILAPLYQCCIIRLKTWERLKSIKGGTFTNILQSMLDVHETLSLLTLPHYRALERRLKIIYATVVMCQKKSDRSILR, via the exons ATGATATATCTAAGAtgctactataaatattattatataactttgttGAGCATTTTTCTCGTAttgtgtttaaatgtttatttggtgttttttttttcgaaagaCGAATCACCCATAGGA acaccagttgtaataaaatacaatgcaaCATACTTTGCTTCTCAAAATATTCTGAATGCATTGAGTAAACTTGACAAAGAATATGATGTTCCAGTTCCAACTATTCAGTCAAATGTTTTAAGAGAACTTGATATActcttaagtaatttaaaattaaagatcaATGGTGATATTGATTTATTTGCTGCTACTgttaaa GTAATGAATCAAAATGGACTCATGCCTCTTTATGGTACACCATATCTCGGATCAActataaacttattaaaaacatcaaaaataatcAAGACATATAATGCTTTTAAAGGAACCCAGCTCAAGTTAATActtatgtttgaaaataaacaagAAGTCTTATTTAAACCAAAATg GTATCTAGAGTCTGAGGTTATTGAAGGAAGTGTGTATGCTGGTAAAGATCGTTATAATGGTGAAATaatagcattttatatttctcttATTCTTGGATTTCCACGTGTTCCAATTGTGGTGAAACGAATCTTAGACTCAACAGAATTGCACGAAACAGCAAatattggattaaaaaaaacaatgtatatcAATT CAACAACCAAGGAGACATGTGTTTATGgcaaatgttattattgtaaacgcGAAGATCCAGTATGTACAAAAAGTGAACGTCTAGAAGGAGCAGCAATATTTCATCTGCCATCAAATATCAAGCTTAAACAACATTTGCATCCTTGGAGGAGGAcatatattgaaaacaaaagagccag ATGGGAGGACGATAATGATTACTGTGATAGTATTAAATCTAACTATAATTCTGAAAGAATCTTAGATTTTATTGATGTatctatttttgattttattattggaaaCGGAGATCGACATAGATATGAAGTTGtggaacaatttaataataccatTCTTCTCATAGATAATGGAAAAAG TTTTGGGAATCCTTACAAGGATCATATTGACATATTGGCTCCACTTTATCAATGTTGcat AATCCGTCTGAAGACATGGGAAAGACTTAAGTCAATTAAAGGCGGAACATTCACAAACATATTACAAAGTATGTTGGACGTGCATGAAACCTTATCTCTTCTTACTCTACCACATTACCGCGCACTCGAGCGacgactaaaaataatttatgctacTGTTGTTATGTGTCAAAAAAAATCAGATCGATCAATTCTCAGatga
- the LOC103310713 gene encoding uncharacterized protein LOC103310713 encodes MEEQMNKFWDIEEPESAPDAFTDEGKYEFMFRNECVRLPSGRFSVPLPFRVPILPTTFGSSRSMAVKHFESLERKLFSNPQLQTLYTNFMDDYLALSHMSIAPTPGHYFVPHHAIYKADDGDAKIRVVFDASARCSAGPSLNSCLLPGRSYNSML; translated from the coding sequence ATGGAGGAGCAAATGAATAAATTTTGGGACATTGAAGAACCTGAATCGGCTCCAGATGCGTTCACCGATGAAGGAAAATACGAGTTCATGTTCAGGAACGAATGTGTGCGGCTACCGTCTGGCCGTTTTTCCGTTCCTCTACCGTTTCGAGTTCCTATTTTGCCAACAACATTTGGTAGTTCTCGTTCAATGGCAGTCAAGCATTTTGAGTCATTGGAGAGGAAGCTGTTTTCTAATCCACAGCTGCAGACATTATATACGAATTTCATGGATGACTATTTGGCGCTAAGTCATATGTCTATCGCACCCACACCCGGTCACTATTTTGTCCCTCATCATGCAATCTACAAGGCAGATGATGGTGACGCAAAGATCCGTGTGGTGTTTGACGCGTCTGCACGATGTTCAGCCGGACCGTCATTAAACAGTTGTCTGCTTCCAGGGAGAAGCTACAACTCGATGTTGTGA